In Janthinobacterium sp. 67, a genomic segment contains:
- a CDS encoding LysR substrate-binding domain-containing protein, translating to MSSLPQHLDLHLIRILYLLLVEKNVSRVALKLNQPQPSISASLRKLRELTGDPLLVRGARGMVPTQHGESLLNPAKRILDQTESLFVKKTPFVAQEEARTFHIAAPDYLDSQFLPNVVALLRRGSPKSRVVLHSLGPGIDHIRQLSDGGLDLVIANWDEPPAHLHISKLFEDPIICAMHAENAYARRTASDAMTLDDYLSMPHVAPSQMMPGYHGVIDSFLERQNLQRNVVVESAYFGLIPYMLTQTDLVLTTGRQFMRFYEKTLPLKTYTVPLKFPPMRFYQLWHQRVHQAPEHKWLRDQVSAAAKALVQR from the coding sequence ATGTCCAGCCTGCCGCAACACCTCGACCTGCACCTGATCCGCATCCTTTACCTGCTGCTGGTGGAAAAGAATGTCTCGCGCGTGGCATTGAAGCTCAACCAGCCGCAGCCCTCGATTTCCGCCTCCTTGCGCAAGCTGCGCGAACTCACGGGCGACCCGCTGCTCGTGCGCGGTGCGCGCGGCATGGTGCCCACCCAGCATGGCGAAAGCCTGCTCAATCCCGCCAAGCGCATCCTCGACCAGACGGAAAGCCTGTTCGTCAAGAAGACGCCGTTCGTGGCGCAGGAAGAGGCGCGCACCTTCCACATCGCCGCACCCGACTACCTGGACAGCCAGTTCTTGCCCAACGTCGTGGCCCTGCTGCGCCGCGGCTCGCCGAAAAGCCGCGTCGTGCTGCACAGCCTGGGGCCGGGCATCGACCATATCCGCCAGCTGTCCGATGGCGGCCTGGACCTGGTGATCGCCAACTGGGACGAGCCGCCCGCCCACCTGCACATCTCGAAGCTGTTCGAAGACCCCATCATCTGCGCCATGCATGCGGAAAACGCCTATGCGCGGCGCACGGCCAGCGACGCCATGACGCTCGACGATTATCTGAGCATGCCCCACGTGGCGCCGTCGCAGATGATGCCCGGCTACCACGGCGTGATCGATTCCTTCCTCGAGCGGCAAAACCTGCAGCGCAACGTGGTGGTGGAGTCGGCGTATTTCGGCCTGATCCCCTACATGCTGACGCAGACGGACCTGGTACTGACCACGGGCCGGCAATTCATGCGCTTCTATGAAAAGACCCTGCCGCTGAAAACGTACACCGTGCCCCTGAAATTCCCGCCCATGCGCTTTTACCAGCTGTGGCACCAGCGCGTGCACCAGGCGCCCGAGCACAAATGGCTGCGCGATCAGGTCAGCGCGGCCGCCAAGGCGCTGGTGCAGCGATAG
- a CDS encoding urate hydroxylase PuuD, producing the protein MEVFAYLIPYGLEWLNLIVRWLHVITGIAWIGASFYFVWLDNSIRPPAPGSELAKKGVSGELWAVHGGGFYNPQKYLVAPAELPKELHWFKWEAYSTWLSGFALLTIAYYFNAQAMMIDKAVADISSGQAVGIGIATLVIGWTVYDLLCRSKLAQYELWFGVTVFALIVGAAYVLTHLLSGRAAYIHVGAMIGTIMVANVLMLIIPGQRKMVEAMAAGKLPDPKHGLKAKQRSVHNNYFTLPVLFIMISNHYAMTYRNDHAWLVLALIMAAGVFIRHFFNLRHKGRVEWRYPALGVALLLAVAVAIAPKAPAPVAAVAAVDPAAQFKAVHAIIAQRCATCHSAQPTQPGFATAPAGMMLDNETQIRQHAAQIYKQAIELKAMPIGNLTNMTEAERSELGAWLQQTMQGAK; encoded by the coding sequence ATGGAAGTATTTGCCTACCTGATCCCGTACGGCCTTGAGTGGCTGAACCTGATCGTCCGCTGGCTGCACGTCATCACGGGCATCGCCTGGATCGGTGCTTCCTTTTATTTCGTCTGGCTCGATAATTCGATCCGCCCGCCCGCGCCCGGCTCAGAGCTGGCGAAGAAGGGCGTGTCGGGAGAACTGTGGGCCGTGCATGGCGGCGGCTTCTATAACCCGCAAAAATACCTGGTGGCGCCGGCCGAACTGCCGAAGGAACTGCACTGGTTCAAGTGGGAAGCGTATTCCACGTGGCTGTCCGGCTTTGCGCTGCTGACGATTGCCTACTACTTCAATGCCCAGGCCATGATGATCGACAAGGCTGTGGCGGACATCTCCAGTGGCCAGGCCGTCGGCATCGGCATCGCCACCCTCGTCATCGGCTGGACCGTGTACGACCTGCTGTGCCGCTCGAAGCTGGCGCAATATGAACTGTGGTTCGGCGTGACGGTGTTCGCGCTGATCGTCGGCGCCGCCTACGTGCTCACGCATCTGCTCAGCGGGCGTGCCGCCTACATCCACGTGGGCGCCATGATCGGCACCATCATGGTGGCCAATGTGCTGATGCTGATCATTCCCGGCCAACGCAAGATGGTCGAGGCCATGGCCGCCGGCAAGCTGCCCGACCCGAAGCATGGCTTGAAGGCCAAGCAGCGCAGCGTGCATAACAATTATTTCACGTTGCCCGTGCTGTTCATCATGATCAGCAACCACTACGCGATGACTTACCGGAACGACCACGCGTGGCTGGTGCTGGCGCTGATCATGGCGGCCGGCGTCTTCATCCGCCATTTCTTCAACCTGCGCCACAAGGGGCGTGTCGAGTGGCGCTATCCGGCTCTCGGCGTGGCGCTGCTGCTGGCCGTGGCCGTGGCCATCGCACCGAAGGCACCAGCGCCGGTAGCTGCCGTGGCCGCGGTGGACCCGGCCGCGCAGTTCAAGGCCGTGCATGCCATCATCGCCCAGCGCTGCGCCACCTGCCATTCGGCCCAGCCCACGCAACCGGGTTTTGCCACGGCGCCGGCCGGCATGATGCTCGATAATGAAACTCAAATCCGCCAGCACGCGGCGCAAATCTACAAGCAGGCCATCGAATTGAAGGCCATGCCGATCGGGAACCTGACCAATATGACGGAGGCCGAGCGCAGCGAATTGGGCGCCTGGCTGCAACAGACCATGCAAGGAGCAAAATGA
- a CDS encoding M20/M25/M40 family metallo-hydrolase, with product MTTHAEKITAWIDDHFDEEIAFLQQVVQQPTDTPPGNNAPHADLVAQLLQAYGWQAEKHAVPKDQVEAYGMQSITNLIVRRPYAAGGPTVALNAHGDVVPPGDNWTYPPYGGQIDGGYMYGRATAVSKGDFATYVFAARALEALGIPLKGQLELHFTYDEEFGGLLGPGWLLEQQLTKPDFVIAAGFSYGIVTAHNACLQLEITVHGKSGHGSMPETGHDALQAANKILNAIYGQLPELKKIKSKVAGIDSPTMLVGRIDGGTNTNVVPGKVVMKMDRRMIPEEDPVAVEAQVRALIEDAVRGEPGIRIEIRRLLLSHALRPLPGSEQLVGSLQKNAQAILGETIPAVGTPLYADARLYGERGIPAVLYGAGPRTVPESNAKKADERLALDDLRKASKIVALTLLDFLGEK from the coding sequence ATGACAACGCACGCAGAAAAAATCACGGCCTGGATCGACGACCACTTCGACGAAGAAATCGCCTTTTTACAGCAGGTGGTGCAGCAGCCGACGGATACGCCGCCCGGCAATAACGCGCCCCATGCGGACCTGGTGGCGCAGCTGCTGCAGGCGTATGGCTGGCAGGCCGAAAAGCACGCCGTCCCAAAGGACCAGGTCGAGGCGTACGGCATGCAGAGCATCACCAACCTGATCGTGCGCCGCCCATACGCGGCGGGCGGGCCGACCGTGGCCCTGAATGCGCATGGCGACGTGGTGCCGCCCGGCGACAACTGGACCTATCCGCCGTATGGTGGCCAGATCGACGGCGGTTATATGTATGGCCGCGCGACGGCCGTCTCGAAAGGCGATTTCGCGACCTATGTGTTTGCCGCGCGCGCGCTCGAGGCGCTGGGCATTCCGCTCAAAGGCCAGCTGGAACTACATTTTACGTATGACGAGGAATTCGGCGGCTTGCTGGGGCCGGGCTGGCTGCTGGAACAGCAGCTGACGAAGCCCGATTTCGTCATCGCCGCCGGTTTCAGCTACGGTATCGTCACGGCGCACAACGCCTGTTTGCAACTGGAAATCACCGTGCACGGCAAGTCGGGCCATGGCTCGATGCCTGAGACGGGGCACGACGCGCTGCAGGCGGCCAACAAGATCCTCAACGCCATCTACGGCCAGCTGCCGGAGCTGAAAAAAATCAAATCCAAAGTGGCCGGAATCGACTCGCCCACCATGCTGGTGGGCCGCATCGATGGCGGCACGAATACCAATGTGGTGCCGGGCAAGGTAGTCATGAAGATGGACCGCCGCATGATACCGGAAGAAGACCCGGTGGCGGTGGAAGCGCAGGTGCGCGCGCTGATCGAGGACGCCGTGCGCGGCGAGCCTGGCATCCGCATCGAGATCCGCCGCCTGCTGCTGTCGCACGCGCTGCGGCCCTTGCCCGGTTCCGAGCAGCTGGTGGGCAGCCTGCAGAAAAATGCGCAAGCGATCCTGGGCGAGACGATTCCCGCCGTCGGCACGCCTTTGTATGCGGATGCGCGCCTGTATGGCGAGCGGGGCATTCCTGCCGTGCTGTATGGCGCCGGCCCGCGCACGGTGCCTGAGTCGAATGCGAAGAAGGCCGACGAGCGCCTGGCGCTCGACGATTTGCGCAAGGCCAGCAAGATCGTCGCTCTGACCTTGCTCGACTTCCTGGGCGAGAAATAG
- a CDS encoding LysR family transcriptional regulator, with product MNTRFLEAFVWAARLGSFRTAADKLHITQAAISNRIASLEQDFGTRLFDRDAREIRLTFAGRNLLVYAERMLELCRDMYAANSSPAQITGEVRIGVIETIVHTWLIPFLQRVQERYPGIEIQLTSESTRRLHEQLQQGELDIALQTDMLTGDHIRSRGSGVIAMGWAGRAADWPDTGAPFSVAQLAQHPIITMNRGSQPHSALKALCQDEGVQLGRVHCVSSISAIVRLVKAGFGIAVLPLAPLREEIEQGHIALIPCTSSLAPQRIVISYSEDITTEAIQLVAMLACEEAARFTLGLGAEYGAG from the coding sequence TTGAATACCCGTTTTCTCGAAGCGTTTGTCTGGGCTGCGCGGCTGGGCAGTTTTCGCACGGCGGCCGACAAGCTGCACATCACGCAGGCGGCCATCTCGAACCGCATCGCCTCGCTGGAGCAGGATTTCGGCACGCGTTTGTTCGACCGCGACGCGCGTGAAATCCGCCTGACCTTTGCCGGGCGCAATCTGCTCGTGTACGCCGAACGCATGCTGGAACTGTGCCGCGACATGTATGCGGCCAATTCCTCGCCCGCGCAGATCACGGGCGAAGTGCGCATCGGCGTCATCGAAACCATCGTGCATACCTGGCTGATCCCGTTCCTGCAGCGCGTGCAGGAGCGCTATCCCGGTATCGAGATTCAATTGACGTCGGAATCGACGCGCCGCCTGCACGAACAGCTGCAGCAGGGCGAGCTCGATATCGCGCTGCAGACGGACATGCTGACGGGCGACCATATCCGCAGCAGGGGCAGCGGCGTCATCGCCATGGGCTGGGCCGGCAGGGCCGCCGACTGGCCCGATACGGGCGCGCCATTCAGCGTGGCGCAACTGGCGCAGCATCCGATCATCACCATGAACCGCGGTTCGCAGCCGCATTCGGCCTTGAAGGCGCTGTGCCAGGACGAGGGCGTGCAGCTGGGAAGAGTCCACTGCGTCAGTTCGATCTCCGCCATCGTGCGCCTGGTCAAAGCGGGCTTCGGTATCGCCGTGCTGCCGCTGGCGCCCCTGCGCGAGGAAATCGAGCAGGGCCACATCGCCCTGATCCCCTGCACCAGCAGCCTGGCGCCGCAGCGCATCGTCATCAGCTACAGCGAAGACATCACCACGGAAGCGATCCAATTGGTCGCCATGCTGGCGTGCGAAGAGGCGGCCAGATTCACCCTGGGATTGGGCGCGGAGTACGGTGCGGGCTGA
- a CDS encoding DUF4286 family protein → MTTSPTLPGILFVWTSADPEHERDFNRWYDREHVEERVRIPGFVSGTRYQSVRGPRKYLGLYRTDSLGAFQTPDYFKAFGQQTPWSLTNLQRMVDPMRRVCAIEAETGMGTGAWLAVLRLGAPAIGQDAQAVDAMATLGTKLLQIDGVIATRLLTPDANLSGPLPAERKEGRVLDPIFLIDASSESAAVAAANAASAALELDAEQAAILQLSWQLREADLRAA, encoded by the coding sequence ATGACGACGTCCCCCACCTTGCCAGGCATCCTGTTTGTCTGGACCAGCGCCGACCCCGAACACGAACGCGATTTCAACCGCTGGTACGACCGCGAGCACGTGGAAGAGCGCGTGCGCATTCCCGGCTTCGTCAGCGGCACGCGCTACCAGAGCGTGCGCGGTCCGCGCAAATACCTGGGCCTGTATCGCACCGATTCGCTGGGCGCCTTCCAGACCCCCGACTACTTCAAGGCCTTTGGCCAGCAGACGCCATGGTCGCTGACGAACTTGCAGCGCATGGTCGACCCGATGCGCCGCGTTTGCGCCATCGAGGCGGAAACGGGCATGGGCACGGGCGCCTGGCTGGCCGTGCTGCGCCTGGGCGCGCCAGCCATCGGCCAGGATGCGCAAGCCGTGGACGCCATGGCCACGCTGGGAACGAAGCTGCTGCAGATTGACGGCGTCATCGCCACGCGTCTGCTGACACCTGACGCGAACCTGTCCGGCCCCCTGCCGGCGGAGCGGAAGGAAGGCCGCGTGCTCGACCCGATTTTCCTGATCGATGCGTCCTCCGAAAGCGCCGCCGTGGCGGCCGCCAATGCCGCCAGCGCGGCGCTGGAACTGGATGCGGAACAGGCAGCCATCCTGCAACTGTCCTGGCAATTGCGCGAGGCGGACCTGCGCGCTGCCTGA
- a CDS encoding MFS transporter, with amino-acid sequence MTTYTNAAHPAARAPGEKATTAKTGRLATASMVGTTLEWYDFTVYNTMAALIFNHLFFPSFDPLTGTILAFSTYAVGYISRPIGGVIFGHLGDKLGRRWVLVVTLMLMGVTTGLMGLLPTYATAGIWSPVLLVALRFVQGIALGGEWAGAVLISVEHGAPDKRGRNASWTQVGPSFGTLLATGCIGLITYLLPHEAFMDWGWRMPFIASLLLVAFGMWIRSGIEETPLFKELDQQDAKAEAPIGDVLRLYWRRLLIAGGVRIGSDVLYALVVVFTLTYVTTVLHLSSTLALTAIMIGTACNALSVPVFGALSDRIGRRPVYALGAILGLVWAFAFFTLLDTASPAAIVTAVVVGLVIHAIMYGPQAAFVIEQFPTKVRYAGSSLAYTLAGVIGGGFAPLVIASLYRSYNSTMAVSLYVAAALLITGAAVFAARETGRGPLEE; translated from the coding sequence ATGACCACATATACGAACGCTGCGCATCCGGCAGCCCGGGCACCGGGCGAGAAGGCCACGACGGCCAAGACGGGCCGCCTGGCCACGGCCAGCATGGTCGGCACGACCCTGGAATGGTATGACTTCACCGTCTACAACACCATGGCCGCGCTGATCTTCAACCACCTGTTCTTTCCCTCGTTCGACCCGCTGACGGGCACCATCCTGGCCTTTTCCACGTATGCGGTCGGCTACATCTCGCGCCCCATCGGCGGCGTGATCTTCGGCCACCTGGGCGACAAGCTGGGACGGCGCTGGGTGCTGGTCGTGACCCTGATGCTGATGGGCGTGACGACGGGCCTCATGGGCCTCTTGCCGACTTACGCGACGGCGGGCATCTGGAGCCCCGTCCTGCTGGTGGCGCTGCGCTTCGTGCAAGGCATCGCTTTGGGCGGCGAATGGGCGGGCGCCGTGCTGATCTCCGTCGAACACGGGGCGCCTGACAAGCGGGGCCGCAACGCGTCGTGGACGCAGGTGGGACCGTCGTTCGGCACCTTGCTGGCCACCGGTTGCATCGGCCTGATCACCTATCTGCTGCCGCATGAAGCCTTCATGGACTGGGGCTGGCGCATGCCGTTCATCGCCAGCCTGCTGCTGGTGGCCTTCGGCATGTGGATACGCAGCGGCATCGAGGAAACCCCGCTGTTCAAGGAACTCGACCAGCAGGATGCGAAAGCGGAAGCGCCGATCGGCGACGTGCTGCGCCTCTATTGGCGCCGTCTGCTGATCGCCGGCGGCGTGCGCATCGGCTCGGACGTGCTGTATGCGCTGGTGGTGGTGTTCACCCTGACGTATGTGACGACGGTGCTGCACCTGTCGTCGACCCTGGCGCTGACCGCCATCATGATCGGCACGGCGTGCAATGCGCTGTCGGTGCCCGTGTTTGGCGCGCTGTCGGACAGGATCGGCCGCCGTCCCGTGTATGCGCTGGGCGCCATCCTGGGCCTCGTGTGGGCGTTTGCCTTCTTCACCTTGTTAGACACGGCCAGCCCGGCCGCCATCGTCACGGCCGTCGTCGTGGGCCTGGTCATCCACGCCATCATGTACGGCCCGCAGGCGGCCTTTGTCATCGAGCAATTTCCCACCAAGGTACGCTATGCGGGTTCTTCGCTGGCCTACACCCTGGCCGGCGTCATCGGCGGCGGTTTCGCCCCGCTCGTCATTGCCAGCCTGTACCGCTCGTACAACAGCACCATGGCCGTCTCGCTATACGTGGCGGCGGCCTTGCTGATCACCGGCGCCGCCGTTTTTGCGGCACGCGAAACGGGCCGCGGCCCTCTTGAGGAATAA
- a CDS encoding DUF2848 domain-containing protein — protein sequence MTTLHFQLAGHGPVTFDIDHLIIAGWTGRDMAMVEHHIAELEAIGVARPKSVPTFYRVSASLLSSDGAIEVPGGDSSGEAEFVLFSTEYGLLVGIGSDHTDRKVESYGVTVSKQMCGKPVGDTLWRHADVAGHWDQLQMRSWRERAGVPALYQDGPVTRMLSPEDLIQRYTGQASLPVGSAMFCGTQPIIGEMGHGDAFALELYDPALQRRLRHRYAVQTLPVEG from the coding sequence ATGACGACATTGCATTTTCAACTGGCAGGCCACGGCCCCGTCACCTTCGACATCGATCACCTGATCATCGCCGGCTGGACGGGGCGCGACATGGCGATGGTGGAGCACCATATCGCCGAACTGGAAGCCATCGGCGTGGCGCGCCCGAAAAGCGTGCCGACGTTTTACCGGGTCTCGGCATCGCTGCTCTCCAGCGACGGGGCCATCGAAGTGCCGGGCGGCGATTCGTCGGGCGAAGCGGAATTCGTGCTGTTCTCCACGGAATACGGCCTGCTGGTGGGCATCGGCTCGGACCACACGGACCGCAAGGTGGAAAGCTATGGCGTGACGGTGTCGAAGCAGATGTGCGGCAAGCCCGTGGGCGATACCTTGTGGCGCCATGCCGACGTGGCCGGCCACTGGGACCAGCTGCAGATGCGCTCCTGGCGCGAGCGCGCCGGCGTGCCGGCCCTGTACCAGGATGGCCCCGTGACGCGCATGCTGTCGCCGGAAGACCTGATTCAGCGCTACACGGGGCAGGCCAGCCTGCCCGTGGGCAGCGCCATGTTTTGCGGCACGCAGCCGATCATCGGCGAGATGGGCCATGGCGACGCTTTCGCGCTGGAGCTGTATGATCCAGCCTTGCAACGCCGCCTGCGGCACCGCTATGCCGTGCAAACCCTGCCCGTGGAAGGATAA
- a CDS encoding amidase, which translates to MTKTIRELAADLAAGRITSVALTQQMLARAEAHRAQGGHAYVSLDGEQALMEARASDAARAAGIVASPLAGVPISIKDLFDVKGQTSSAASLALADAPPAEADAGAVARLRAAGAVLLGRTNMSEFAFSGLGLNPHHGTPRNPHDGGRVAGGSTSGGAVTVALDMAAGALGTDTGGSIRIPSAFCGLTGFKPTAASVSLAGTVPLSRSLDSAGPIAHSVDCCAILYAALSGHDVDAQAPALKGLRFGFTLDYVGTHVEPQVQQAFDAALDQLRQAGALVEQFDFPELLELPGINGGGGLVAAEAWHWHRALLEEKGAQYDQRVAARIRRGQQQGAFDYIDLLDARARLIATAKQRLAPFDAWLMPSVAILAPEVAPLEADDATFFATNGLVLRNASVINFLDGCALSLPCHAEGELPVGLGICGLAGADDQVLQIGRAVEALLRGSAKE; encoded by the coding sequence ATGACCAAGACCATCCGTGAACTGGCGGCCGACCTGGCCGCCGGCCGCATCACCAGCGTGGCGCTGACACAGCAGATGCTGGCGCGCGCCGAGGCGCACCGGGCGCAGGGCGGCCATGCCTATGTCAGCCTCGATGGCGAACAGGCGCTGATGGAGGCGCGGGCCAGCGATGCGGCGCGCGCCGCCGGCATCGTTGCCTCGCCGCTGGCCGGCGTGCCCATCTCGATCAAGGACCTGTTCGACGTCAAAGGGCAAACCAGCAGCGCCGCCTCGCTGGCGCTGGCCGATGCACCGCCTGCCGAGGCAGACGCGGGCGCCGTGGCGCGCCTGCGCGCGGCCGGCGCCGTCCTGCTGGGCCGCACCAACATGAGCGAATTCGCGTTTTCCGGCCTGGGCCTGAATCCCCATCACGGCACGCCGCGCAATCCGCACGACGGCGGGCGCGTGGCGGGAGGCTCCACCTCGGGCGGCGCCGTGACGGTGGCGCTGGACATGGCGGCCGGAGCGCTGGGCACGGACACGGGCGGCTCGATCCGCATCCCGTCCGCCTTTTGCGGCCTGACGGGCTTCAAGCCGACGGCCGCTTCCGTGTCGCTGGCCGGCACGGTGCCCTTGTCGCGTTCCCTCGATTCGGCCGGCCCCATCGCGCACAGCGTCGACTGCTGCGCCATTTTGTACGCGGCGCTGTCGGGCCATGACGTCGACGCGCAGGCGCCGGCATTGAAAGGCTTGCGCTTCGGTTTTACCCTGGACTACGTCGGTACGCACGTGGAGCCGCAGGTGCAGCAGGCTTTCGACGCGGCGCTGGACCAGCTGCGGCAAGCGGGCGCCCTGGTGGAGCAGTTCGATTTTCCTGAGTTGCTGGAACTGCCGGGTATCAATGGCGGTGGCGGCCTGGTGGCGGCGGAAGCCTGGCACTGGCACAGGGCGCTCCTGGAAGAGAAGGGCGCGCAATACGACCAGCGCGTGGCGGCGCGCATCCGCCGCGGCCAGCAGCAGGGCGCGTTTGACTACATCGATTTGCTCGATGCGCGCGCGCGCCTGATCGCCACCGCGAAGCAGCGTCTGGCGCCATTCGACGCCTGGCTGATGCCCAGCGTGGCCATACTCGCGCCGGAAGTCGCGCCGCTGGAAGCCGATGACGCCACCTTCTTTGCCACGAATGGCCTGGTGCTGCGCAACGCCAGCGTGATCAACTTCCTCGATGGCTGCGCGCTGTCCTTGCCATGCCATGCCGAGGGCGAGCTGCCCGTGGGACTGGGCATTTGCGGTCTGGCCGGCGCCGACGATCAAGTGCTCCAAATCGGCCGCGCCGTGGAGGCGCTGCTACGGGGGAGTGCAAAAGAATAA
- a CDS encoding paraquat-inducible protein A, with the protein MLYRKRPLRPRDKARCIRCRSVLYRGAHARGASAELSKVVALTLGAAFVFLIAQFFPIVELDVNGLTSSATLLGSIRVLWYEQMHIVATMVFLFTILFPAIELGSLLYVALGLRCGVKVPGFNRVLRAVQTAREWGMTEVLMIGILITVVKMTSLATVLPQPGLFAFGALTLMLAIVVSFDPKALWNLGDDLTRQALPGMRYKAFAPGEKVVPCHACGLVAPPLRKGRHLACVRCGTALHVRKPDSINRTWALLIAAMILYIPANLLPVMVTQSLFGAQDDTIMSGVVLFWTSGSKGLAIIIFIASVVVPMLKLGVLALLAFTAQRRSRWRPRQRTILYRMVEFIGRWSMLDIFVVTLTVALVRFKSLAVITAGPGALAFGAVVVLTMLAAMQFDPRLIWDPVDDKAAEDEKRSSAANTGNNTVIGEQHG; encoded by the coding sequence GTGTTGTACCGCAAGCGTCCGCTGCGTCCACGCGACAAGGCGCGCTGCATCCGTTGCCGCTCGGTGTTGTATCGGGGCGCCCACGCGCGCGGCGCATCGGCCGAATTGAGCAAGGTGGTGGCGCTCACCCTGGGCGCCGCCTTCGTCTTCCTGATCGCCCAGTTTTTCCCCATCGTCGAACTCGACGTCAATGGCCTGACTTCCAGCGCCACCTTGCTCGGTTCCATCCGCGTGCTGTGGTACGAGCAGATGCACATCGTGGCGACGATGGTCTTCCTGTTTACCATACTCTTTCCCGCCATCGAACTCGGTTCGCTGCTGTATGTGGCGCTGGGCCTGCGCTGCGGCGTCAAGGTGCCGGGCTTTAACCGCGTGCTGCGCGCCGTACAGACGGCGCGCGAATGGGGCATGACGGAGGTGCTGATGATAGGCATCCTGATCACCGTCGTCAAGATGACCAGCCTGGCCACGGTGCTGCCGCAACCGGGGCTGTTCGCGTTCGGCGCGCTGACGCTGATGCTGGCCATCGTCGTCTCGTTCGACCCCAAGGCCCTGTGGAACCTGGGCGACGACCTGACCCGCCAGGCGCTGCCCGGCATGCGCTACAAGGCTTTCGCTCCGGGCGAGAAGGTTGTTCCCTGCCATGCCTGCGGCCTGGTGGCGCCGCCCCTGCGCAAGGGCAGGCACCTGGCCTGCGTGCGTTGCGGCACGGCCCTGCACGTGCGCAAACCGGACAGCATCAACCGCACCTGGGCCTTGCTGATCGCCGCCATGATCCTCTACATTCCCGCCAACCTGCTGCCCGTGATGGTGACGCAATCGCTGTTCGGCGCGCAGGACGACACCATCATGAGCGGCGTCGTGCTGTTCTGGACCAGCGGCTCGAAGGGCCTGGCCATCATCATCTTCATCGCCAGCGTGGTCGTGCCGATGCTGAAACTGGGCGTGCTGGCGCTGCTGGCGTTCACGGCGCAGCGGCGTTCGCGCTGGCGGCCGCGCCAGCGCACCATTTTGTACCGCATGGTTGAATTCATCGGCCGCTGGTCCATGCTCGACATCTTTGTCGTCACCCTGACGGTGGCGCTGGTGCGCTTCAAGTCGCTGGCCGTGATTACGGCCGGACCCGGCGCGCTGGCCTTTGGCGCCGTGGTGGTGCTGACCATGCTGGCGGCGATGCAGTTCGACCCGCGCCTGATCTGGGACCCTGTCGACGACAAGGCGGCCGAGGATGAAAAACGCAGCAGTGCGGCAAATACCGGAAACAATACAGTGATTGGAGAACAGCATGGCTGA